The DNA window ACAAGGTCATTTCGAATTATCTGGGCGTAAAAATCCTCGCACCGGAGGCGTGATTCTCTCATTGTTAAGTAATAGAGAAGCATTGGATGACATATTGTCTCAGGATCCGTTTTACCGAGAGAATATTGCCACGTACGAAGTGACCGAACTTCTACCAACCAAGGCATCTGAGGCATTTCAATTTTTGCTCGCTTGATAGCAACGGTGTGGGCATATTAGGCCATGATAGGATTGGTGCATTGTTAGGGAGTCATGCAGTGGAAGGGAAAGACACTTTGTGTGTGAATGTGGGGATTCGAGAAATGACGGTGAGTGATTATGACCGTGTGAGGCGACTTTGGTTGAATACTGAGGGCATGAGCATCAAAGATGCGGACTCGCGAGACAGTATCGCTCACTATTTAGCGCGCAACCCAGGGTTAAGTTTTGTGGCAGAATGTCAGCATGACATTGCTGGAGCGATATTAGTGGGGACGGACGGAAGGCGAGGGTATGTGCAGCATCTGGCTGTATCACCGTATTATCGTAAGCAAAATCTGGGACGAAGGCTGTTGGAACACGTGATTGAAGCGCTTGCTAAGATGGGGGTTTCCAAAACACATCTGTTTGTGCTTAATGATAATGCAAACGCACAGCAGTTTTATCAACATCTGGACTGGTTTCCAAGAGATGAAGTACGCATGTACTCGTTCAATAGTTCCAGTAATGACAATGTGTAGCGCGGATTATTATGGCTAACGAATAAGGCGCTAATTCCTTCATCCTCTTTGCAATTCGACTATTGGAGAGCCAATGATC is part of the Vibrio zhugei genome and encodes:
- a CDS encoding GNAT family N-acetyltransferase; the protein is MTVSDYDRVRRLWLNTEGMSIKDADSRDSIAHYLARNPGLSFVAECQHDIAGAILVGTDGRRGYVQHLAVSPYYRKQNLGRRLLEHVIEALAKMGVSKTHLFVLNDNANAQQFYQHLDWFPRDEVRMYSFNSSSNDNV
- a CDS encoding YciI family protein, with product MFIISLDYQVPMEEVERWIPAHIDFLNEQYAQGHFELSGRKNPRTGGVILSLLSNREALDDILSQDPFYRENIATYEVTELLPTKASEAFQFLLA